The following are encoded together in the Dyella terrae genome:
- a CDS encoding TonB-dependent siderophore receptor: protein MPDHAVILGNTVGTATPFSLLTGNAYDYAEYQTNRLYYLLDQQLGHAWTWRSRGQFVQQRNDAQSWTLYNPTPSGDAFPQAEAYKYSDAYYSLQNDLIRVFGTGPVTHTVTLGMDYSRSRVGHADDFVHDDEDTYNLFTGPALPRVSAVMQPEDNVPIAGTPWSVNSGLFLQDQLSLGEHWDMLLAVRRSYYEVSTTDMQGNPWTPRRTKWVPNAGIVYKLTPDVAFYAGTSNGFQPLSYLGENGRPLVPALSRQLEVGTKLNLFHQQAWLSVSLYRIMLDHSYLFLETLPNVASFGPGQTNRGLEVEFAGRVMPGLDITGSYTNAEISNHDGTAPTGAPRQRFNLWASYWFQSEALKGWGIAGGVQARSRSFGQSLDYSTYFPSPGQAEVDANVSYRTDHWRMSLGVKNLFSRTLYAPDFNETFLPLRTRCSVVLSGSYDF, encoded by the coding sequence ATGCCCGACCATGCCGTGATATTGGGTAATACGGTCGGCACGGCCACGCCGTTCAGTCTGCTGACTGGCAATGCCTACGACTATGCTGAGTACCAGACCAACCGTCTGTATTACTTGCTCGACCAGCAGCTGGGGCATGCATGGACCTGGCGTAGCCGCGGGCAATTTGTCCAGCAGCGCAACGATGCGCAAAGCTGGACGCTATACAACCCCACGCCTTCCGGCGATGCATTCCCCCAAGCCGAAGCCTATAAGTACAGCGACGCCTATTACTCGCTGCAGAACGATTTGATCCGCGTTTTCGGTACCGGGCCGGTGACGCACACGGTCACCCTGGGCATGGATTACTCACGTTCGCGCGTCGGACACGCCGATGATTTCGTGCACGATGACGAGGATACCTACAACCTGTTTACAGGTCCGGCTCTGCCGCGCGTATCCGCTGTCATGCAGCCGGAAGACAATGTGCCCATCGCCGGCACGCCCTGGTCGGTAAACAGCGGCCTGTTTCTGCAGGATCAGCTGTCGCTCGGCGAGCACTGGGACATGTTGTTGGCGGTGCGTCGTTCGTACTACGAGGTATCGACTACTGATATGCAGGGGAATCCGTGGACGCCGCGGCGCACGAAGTGGGTGCCGAACGCAGGCATTGTCTACAAGCTCACCCCTGACGTTGCCTTCTACGCCGGCACGAGCAATGGCTTCCAGCCTTTGTCCTACCTCGGCGAGAACGGGCGGCCGCTGGTGCCCGCACTGTCGCGCCAGTTGGAAGTGGGTACCAAGCTCAACCTGTTCCATCAGCAGGCGTGGCTGTCGGTGTCGCTCTACCGCATCATGCTCGATCACAGTTACCTGTTCCTCGAAACGCTCCCCAACGTCGCGAGCTTCGGACCAGGGCAGACCAACAGGGGCTTGGAGGTCGAGTTCGCCGGACGGGTCATGCCGGGCCTCGATATCACCGGCAGCTATACCAATGCGGAGATCAGCAACCACGACGGCACTGCGCCCACTGGCGCGCCGCGCCAGCGCTTCAACCTGTGGGCAAGCTACTGGTTCCAGAGCGAGGCACTCAAAGGCTGGGGTATCGCTGGCGGCGTGCAGGCGCGCAGCCGTTCGTTCGGGCAAAGCCTGGACTACTCCACCTACTTCCCCTCGCCGGGGCAGGCCGAGGTGGATGCCAACGTGTCGTATCGCACCGATCACTGGCGCATGTCGCTAGGCGTGAAGAATCTTTTTTCGCGTACCTTGTACGCCCCGGATTTCAACGAAACCTTTTTGCCGCTGCGCACGCGATGCAGCGTAGTTCTTTCGGGCTCCTACGACTTCTGA